In one Nitrososphaera viennensis EN76 genomic region, the following are encoded:
- the glnA gene encoding type I glutamate--ammonia ligase → MKRLKEDKIKFIDLQFTGLFGRFHHTTMDAKMFRIEDFADGLPKVDGSSIRGFTEIHESDLIIRPDPATYATIPWIEQAPTARLICDILSGGSKRDIFPRDPRGLAKKAERYCGEQGYDTSYWGPEVEFFVFDKLEVNTMTPYQGQSYHITSREAPWSSDNVGYALRLKDGYLPSAPGDTLMEYRNQCVDVLTNNFGIVCDAHHHEVATAGQCEIDIRFDTLVNAADSVQSYKYIVKNIAQKRNMMATMMPKPIALDNGSGMHVNVSLWNKGKNLFYDPDDDYAEMSQTARYFGGGIMEHAQALASIVAPTTNSYRRLVPGYEAPVYVAWSTGNRSAIIRIPAHYKGQKFSAMKRIEFRAPDPSCNPYLAFCAIMAAGLDGIRKKRDIGDPVKEDIFKMTPKRRRELGITQLPASLRQAYEALESDSAFLKPILDDETIEKIIEHEERENVEVSVRPHPHEFALYADV, encoded by the coding sequence ATGAAGCGCCTCAAGGAGGACAAGATAAAATTCATCGACCTCCAGTTCACCGGCCTCTTTGGCAGGTTCCACCACACCACGATGGACGCCAAGATGTTCCGCATCGAGGATTTCGCAGACGGCCTCCCCAAGGTCGACGGCTCTTCGATCCGCGGCTTTACCGAGATCCACGAATCAGACCTCATAATCAGGCCTGACCCGGCAACCTACGCGACCATCCCGTGGATAGAGCAGGCCCCCACCGCAAGGCTCATCTGCGACATTTTGAGCGGGGGGTCAAAGCGCGACATTTTCCCCCGCGACCCCCGCGGCCTTGCGAAAAAGGCGGAAAGATACTGCGGCGAGCAGGGCTACGACACCTCGTACTGGGGCCCGGAAGTCGAGTTTTTCGTGTTTGACAAGCTGGAGGTAAACACGATGACGCCGTACCAGGGGCAGAGCTACCATATCACGTCAAGGGAGGCTCCGTGGTCAAGCGACAACGTCGGCTACGCCCTGCGCCTGAAGGACGGATACCTGCCGAGCGCGCCCGGCGACACGCTCATGGAATACCGCAACCAGTGCGTCGACGTGCTTACCAACAACTTTGGGATTGTCTGCGACGCGCACCACCACGAGGTGGCCACAGCCGGCCAGTGCGAGATAGACATTCGCTTTGACACCCTTGTGAACGCGGCTGACAGCGTCCAGAGCTACAAGTACATAGTCAAGAACATCGCGCAAAAGCGCAACATGATGGCGACGATGATGCCAAAGCCGATTGCGCTTGACAACGGCTCGGGCATGCACGTAAACGTCAGCCTCTGGAACAAGGGCAAGAACCTCTTTTACGACCCGGACGACGATTACGCTGAAATGTCGCAGACTGCGCGCTATTTCGGCGGAGGCATCATGGAGCACGCGCAGGCCCTTGCCTCCATAGTCGCGCCCACCACCAACTCGTACCGCAGGCTCGTGCCCGGCTACGAGGCGCCCGTGTACGTGGCGTGGAGCACCGGCAACCGCTCTGCAATAATCAGGATCCCGGCGCACTACAAGGGACAGAAATTCTCTGCAATGAAGAGGATAGAGTTCCGCGCGCCGGACCCCTCGTGCAACCCGTACCTTGCGTTCTGCGCTATTATGGCCGCCGGCCTTGACGGCATCAGGAAAAAGCGCGACATCGGCGACCCGGTGAAGGAGGACATTTTCAAGATGACCCCAAAGCGCAGGCGCGAGCTTGGCATAACGCAGCTGCCGGCGTCGCTGCGCCAGGCGTACGAGGCGCTTGAAAGCGACAGCGCGTTCCTCAAGCCGATACTTGACGACGAGACGATTGAAAAGATAATCGAGCACGAGGAGAGGGAGAACGTAGAGGTCTCGGTGAGGCCCCACCCCCACGAGTTTGCTCTGTACGCCGACGTCTAG
- a CDS encoding peptidylprolyl isomerase: MSNKIKCSHILVQKQSEALAVLERLKKGESFSRLAQELSQDRGSGKRGGDLGYFTRGMMVKPFEEAAFKLEKGQMSGPVKTEFGYHIIKRVD; the protein is encoded by the coding sequence ATGTCAAACAAGATCAAGTGTTCACACATACTTGTCCAGAAGCAGAGCGAGGCCCTTGCCGTCCTTGAGCGGCTGAAAAAGGGCGAGAGCTTTTCCAGGCTGGCGCAAGAGCTGTCGCAGGACAGGGGATCTGGCAAGCGCGGCGGCGACCTTGGCTACTTTACAAGGGGCATGATGGTCAAGCCGTTTGAAGAGGCGGCGTTCAAGCTGGAAAAGGGACAGATGTCAGGGCCGGTCAAGACCGAGTTTGGCTACCACATCATAAAAAGGGTGGACTGA